A genomic segment from Thermogemmatispora onikobensis encodes:
- a CDS encoding LppX_LprAFG lipoprotein, whose translation MKATRSLPYDGRTGGARPDRRGWLSAVVVAVALGSLLLLVACGGSSAPDARQLLAASQAAMQKVHSYHFNLQVEHAGSSATLVIQSADGDLVVPDRLQANAGALVLGSLVQVKIIVVGGQQYMTDPITGRWQTISGLPDPRVLSDSRTGIAALLGQIRNPSTPGESSIGGVACWQISGKLDASYLRGLLGDQTRAGSLLDAVVWIGKSDHLLYQLRLTGVAADGDTNQTVRTLKLSKFNEAMTISAPAI comes from the coding sequence ATGAAGGCGACCAGAAGTCTGCCCTATGACGGGCGAACAGGGGGGGCCAGGCCGGACCGACGAGGGTGGCTGTCGGCAGTGGTTGTAGCGGTGGCGCTGGGGTCCCTGCTCCTGTTAGTGGCCTGCGGTGGCAGCTCGGCCCCCGATGCGCGGCAATTGCTCGCCGCATCCCAGGCGGCCATGCAAAAGGTTCACTCCTACCATTTCAATCTCCAGGTTGAGCACGCTGGCAGCAGCGCCACTCTGGTCATTCAAAGTGCCGATGGCGATCTGGTCGTACCCGATCGCTTGCAGGCCAATGCTGGCGCTCTTGTGCTTGGCTCGCTGGTGCAGGTGAAGATCATTGTGGTGGGCGGGCAGCAGTACATGACCGACCCTATTACGGGACGCTGGCAGACCATCAGTGGCCTGCCTGATCCCCGTGTGCTCTCTGACTCGCGCACCGGCATTGCTGCCCTTTTGGGGCAGATTCGCAACCCGTCGACGCCTGGCGAGAGCAGCATCGGCGGGGTGGCTTGCTGGCAAATCTCCGGTAAGCTCGACGCCAGCTATCTGCGCGGCTTGCTGGGAGACCAGACGCGAGCTGGTTCGCTGCTGGACGCCGTGGTCTGGATCGGCAAGAGCGATCACCTGCTCTATCAGCTGCGCCTGACTGGCGTGGCTGCCGATGGCGATACCAACCAGACGGTGCGCACGTTGAAGCTCTCCAAGTTTAACGAAGCGATGACGATTAGTGCGCCAGCTATCTGA
- a CDS encoding site-2 protease family protein → METKINVVLALMIVVSFLIAIVLHEFAHAQMAIWLGDPTPRVEGRYTLRLRRHLDPLGTLLCLILAFMPITFGPVGLGWGQPVKTDPWKLRGGRTSGPLLVALAGPLANLLLGLIFALLARLIYPLLSENAVLLRIPQFLMVFSCTNLALTILNILPLYPLDGYQIVYILLPTRQALQFARSGPWGPLIILALFFIVPFIAEIAQMPGFPLAHIPDYIRTGAFFLAGLVTNLSITNVSAIYSF, encoded by the coding sequence ATGGAGACGAAAATCAATGTGGTTCTGGCGTTGATGATCGTCGTTTCATTTTTGATCGCCATCGTGCTGCATGAGTTCGCTCACGCCCAAATGGCGATCTGGCTCGGCGATCCAACGCCCCGGGTCGAGGGACGCTATACACTGCGTCTGCGCCGCCATCTCGATCCGCTCGGGACGCTGCTGTGTCTGATTCTCGCCTTTATGCCCATCACCTTTGGACCCGTTGGCCTGGGCTGGGGCCAGCCGGTGAAGACCGATCCCTGGAAGTTGCGCGGCGGACGTACCAGCGGTCCCTTGTTAGTTGCTCTGGCCGGCCCGCTTGCTAATCTGTTGCTGGGCCTGATCTTTGCCTTGCTCGCTCGCCTCATCTACCCGCTGCTCTCGGAGAATGCGGTACTCTTGCGCATACCACAATTCCTGATGGTCTTCAGCTGCACCAATCTGGCTTTGACCATCCTGAATATTCTGCCACTCTACCCGCTCGATGGCTACCAGATTGTCTATATCCTGCTGCCCACTCGTCAGGCCCTGCAATTCGCGCGCTCTGGCCCCTGGGGTCCCCTGATCATCCTGGCGCTTTTCTTTATTGTCCCCTTTATCGCCGAGATCGCCCAGATGCCTGGCTTCCCCCTGGCCCATATCCCTGACTATATCCGCACCGGGGCTTTTTTCCTGGCTGGCCTGGTAACCAACCTGAGCATCACAAATGTCAGCGCAATCTACAGCTTCTGA
- a CDS encoding MFS transporter — translation MRSLTSAGRRQREVSGQLSLLGLVFVCAAVFLTALDQTVVVTALPQIITDLQIPILQLDRASWIISGYLLGYVIAMPLLGQLADRYGRRRLLLLCLAVFAGASLMCGLAPWLGSLNDLSFLQVVGVDTQSPGLVWLVGARVLQAAGGGAIVPIAMAIAGDYYGARGLGPALGLIGMVTEAGGVLGPLYGAWITQTLGWNAIFLLNLPLVAVLMVPLAFWLREPARVLETERGQGRRQRPGVDLPGAALLGAALLCLSLGLAQEATLLTGGQPGGLQARSVAESASAHGNPLLIGLALLLLVLLVLLELHLQRAVPAEEGQADPTGRGRWSRLKLPGRGAPVLDLQLFRRLSFVAAAVVSLLVGAALIIAMVDIPIFVATVLGETAIASGLALLRLTAMIPVGALVGGWLCERLGSRPVAIVGLLCAAAAFWLMHLWPLHVDWNQITLSTMLGGWGFGLVIAPIGVIALDAARERRAGLAAALITMLRIVGMILGLAALTSWGLGYFRALAAAFVPPSGATPFSSAYLRAYTAYLVSAAHTVYTTIFLVAGVLCLLAVLPALAFRESQPVAFFKRTSKGGQESSQATTDLVRPGRTAGESGAIPAPDPREGEQL, via the coding sequence GTGCGCTCTCTTACAAGTGCTGGGCGCCGTCAGCGTGAGGTGTCGGGGCAGTTGTCCCTGCTGGGCCTGGTCTTTGTCTGTGCGGCTGTCTTCCTGACAGCTCTCGATCAGACAGTTGTCGTCACGGCGCTTCCCCAGATCATCACTGATCTGCAAATACCAATCTTGCAGCTCGACCGCGCTTCCTGGATTATCAGCGGCTACTTGCTGGGATATGTGATTGCGATGCCCCTGTTGGGGCAGCTGGCTGACCGTTATGGGAGGCGGCGCCTATTGCTCTTGTGCCTGGCCGTGTTTGCCGGCGCCTCGCTGATGTGTGGACTGGCTCCCTGGCTTGGCTCGCTCAATGATTTGAGCTTCTTGCAGGTGGTCGGCGTTGACACGCAATCGCCTGGCCTGGTCTGGTTAGTGGGGGCGCGCGTGCTCCAGGCGGCGGGCGGGGGCGCCATTGTACCGATCGCTATGGCGATTGCTGGCGACTACTATGGCGCGCGCGGTTTAGGTCCGGCTCTCGGGCTGATCGGGATGGTCACCGAGGCCGGGGGCGTGCTCGGCCCCCTCTACGGAGCCTGGATTACGCAGACGTTAGGGTGGAACGCGATCTTTCTGCTCAACCTGCCTCTGGTGGCCGTGCTCATGGTGCCGCTGGCTTTCTGGCTGCGGGAGCCGGCGCGGGTTCTGGAGACAGAGCGAGGGCAAGGGCGGAGGCAGCGGCCAGGGGTCGACCTGCCTGGGGCCGCTCTGCTTGGCGCTGCCCTCCTCTGTCTGAGCCTCGGCCTGGCCCAGGAGGCGACCCTCTTAACGGGGGGACAGCCCGGTGGCCTCCAGGCTCGCAGTGTGGCGGAGAGCGCCAGCGCGCACGGCAATCCTCTCTTGATCGGTCTGGCACTGCTTCTACTCGTCCTGTTGGTCCTCCTGGAGTTGCACTTACAGCGAGCAGTGCCAGCGGAAGAAGGCCAGGCCGATCCTACGGGGCGAGGGCGCTGGTCCAGGCTGAAGCTTCCTGGTCGAGGGGCGCCCGTGCTCGACCTGCAGCTCTTTCGCCGCCTCTCCTTTGTCGCCGCGGCGGTGGTCAGCCTGCTCGTGGGGGCGGCTCTGATCATTGCGATGGTAGACATTCCTATCTTCGTTGCCACGGTGCTGGGGGAGACGGCCATTGCCAGTGGCCTTGCCTTGCTGCGGCTGACGGCGATGATCCCTGTCGGGGCGCTGGTTGGTGGCTGGCTCTGCGAGCGTCTGGGAAGCCGGCCTGTGGCCATCGTCGGACTCCTGTGCGCTGCGGCGGCGTTCTGGTTGATGCATTTGTGGCCACTGCACGTGGACTGGAACCAGATCACGCTGAGCACCATGCTCGGAGGCTGGGGCTTTGGGCTGGTTATTGCTCCGATTGGGGTGATAGCCCTGGATGCGGCGCGCGAGAGACGGGCGGGTCTGGCGGCGGCTCTCATCACCATGCTGCGGATAGTAGGCATGATTCTCGGCCTGGCAGCGCTCACTTCCTGGGGTCTGGGCTATTTTCGCGCCCTGGCCGCCGCTTTTGTGCCCCCGTCTGGGGCTACCCCTTTCAGCTCTGCCTACCTGCGTGCCTATACCGCCTATCTGGTCTCGGCAGCTCACACCGTCTATACCACCATCTTCCTGGTAGCCGGTGTCCTCTGTCTGCTGGCCGTTCTGCCGGCTTTAGCCTTTCGAGAGAGCCAACCTGTGGCCTTCTTCAAGCGTACTTCAAAAGGGGGACAGGAATCTTCCCAAGCGACGACTGACCTGGTTCGGCCAGGACGGACCGCGGGCGAGAGCGGAGCCATCCCGGCGCCGGACCCAAGAGAAGGGGAGCAGCTATGA
- a CDS encoding tryptophan-rich sensory protein, with protein sequence MALTLKRAVNRPKRGGSWESRARELLAREAGRPWRWYHGLLFYLLVQGLTFALSGLVNRWQGRRISSPGQLLGDVAYFKALRQSIFAPPAWVFGPAWTINNLAAIWGLLRVLNKPASSEGRTAYLVLQAASWLDYIIFSAAYFGLRSPLNALLLTLFMLGLTGASVLVALLRLRDTLVALSLATLFLWLLVASTAAIFQALWNRDAFYGVGPFAEPMPRLLKQTK encoded by the coding sequence ATGGCGCTCACGCTCAAGCGAGCCGTGAACAGGCCGAAGAGAGGGGGGAGTTGGGAGAGCCGGGCGAGAGAACTATTGGCGCGGGAAGCAGGCCGGCCCTGGCGCTGGTATCATGGATTGCTCTTCTATCTGCTCGTGCAAGGGCTGACCTTCGCTCTGAGCGGCCTCGTCAATCGCTGGCAGGGGAGGAGGATCAGCAGCCCGGGGCAGCTTCTCGGAGATGTAGCCTATTTCAAAGCACTGAGACAATCGATCTTTGCGCCGCCGGCCTGGGTCTTTGGGCCAGCCTGGACGATCAACAACCTGGCAGCTATCTGGGGGCTGCTGCGAGTTCTCAACAAGCCGGCCAGCAGCGAGGGGCGGACAGCCTACCTGGTTCTGCAGGCCGCCTCATGGCTCGATTATATCATCTTCAGCGCCGCCTATTTCGGCCTGCGCTCACCATTGAACGCGCTCTTGCTGACGCTGTTCATGCTGGGTCTGACGGGAGCGAGCGTGCTTGTGGCCTTGCTTCGTCTGCGTGATACGCTGGTTGCGCTCTCGCTGGCCACCCTCTTCCTCTGGCTATTGGTAGCCTCCACGGCGGCGATCTTTCAGGCGCTGTGGAACCGCGACGCCTTCTACGGGGTGGGGCCGTTTGCCGAGCCGATGCCGCGCCTCCTGAAACAGACAAAGTAA
- a CDS encoding HD domain-containing protein, which translates to MSAQSTASEQVGEAPMGGEQRQESLRVRPQRSSGLLRFGRLGYRLKQVWAQLGPSRPLSSAERAEVAALLPPAALALFESMSLADQAHCLRVYRGLLAGGCRDQELLIAALLHDVGKGNGRVPFWTRPVIVLGKHFAPRLLARLAVYPQPERPHWQQALGYAWWHAEVGAALAAQAGLSERTVLYIRTHHEPDGPASELHRVDEQS; encoded by the coding sequence ATGTCAGCGCAATCTACAGCTTCTGAGCAGGTGGGCGAGGCGCCAATGGGGGGAGAACAGCGCCAGGAGAGCTTAAGAGTCAGGCCACAGCGTTCGAGCGGGCTTCTGCGGTTTGGGCGTCTTGGCTATCGTCTCAAGCAGGTCTGGGCCCAGCTTGGTCCCAGCCGTCCCCTGAGCAGTGCCGAACGAGCCGAAGTGGCCGCGCTCCTGCCCCCTGCCGCACTTGCGCTTTTCGAGAGCATGTCGCTCGCCGACCAGGCCCATTGTCTGCGTGTCTATCGCGGCTTGCTGGCGGGCGGCTGCCGCGATCAGGAGCTGCTGATCGCCGCCCTCCTGCACGATGTCGGCAAGGGGAATGGGCGCGTGCCCTTCTGGACCCGGCCCGTGATCGTGCTTGGCAAACACTTTGCCCCTCGCCTGCTGGCGCGTCTGGCTGTCTATCCACAGCCAGAGCGGCCCCACTGGCAACAGGCGCTCGGTTACGCCTGGTGGCACGCTGAAGTTGGGGCTGCTCTCGCGGCTCAGGCCGGCCTCTCTGAGCGGACAGTGCTCTATATCCGTACCCACCACGAACCAGATGGGCCTGCCTCCGAGCTGCATCGCGTTGATGAGCAATCTTAG
- a CDS encoding segregation and condensation protein A translates to MTQNNERTRQAQTAATSSPPLAHSAPGPRRAQAHSQQEQPAPQTREHEERERSTPPPLQSASELWGLPQTGYIVRLPVFEGPLELLLYLIEKRQMEITTISLVAVTDQYLAYLRHWREEELPIANMAAFVAIAARLLFIKSQSLLPRNPRQETSEEARQAEEMAAELERHLKEYKIAKEIASVLRQRAEAGLQTYGRSSLLAGIEAQLAWTPPTLVGLEVEALARSFRRLLETRSRAEAEANGGLVLPQARVRVSERIAVITARLRQTPRLWLSELLEPGASRLLIVVTFLAMLDLWKHERISVRQETLFGPILLERGSRWQESETEQEESAQMLTESD, encoded by the coding sequence ATGACACAGAACAACGAGCGCACCAGACAGGCCCAGACAGCGGCTACTTCCTCCCCTCCTTTGGCTCACTCAGCACCCGGGCCGCGCCGTGCCCAGGCCCACAGCCAACAGGAGCAGCCAGCGCCTCAGACGAGAGAACACGAGGAGCGAGAGCGCTCCACCCCGCCTCCTCTCCAGAGCGCCTCAGAACTCTGGGGACTGCCCCAAACCGGCTACATTGTGCGTCTGCCAGTTTTCGAGGGGCCCCTGGAGCTGCTGCTCTACCTGATCGAGAAACGCCAGATGGAGATCACCACGATCTCCCTGGTGGCCGTGACAGATCAATACCTGGCCTATCTGCGCCACTGGCGCGAGGAGGAGCTGCCTATCGCCAATATGGCCGCTTTCGTCGCCATCGCCGCTCGTCTGCTGTTTATCAAATCGCAAAGCCTCTTGCCGCGCAATCCACGTCAAGAGACCTCAGAGGAGGCGCGTCAGGCCGAGGAAATGGCTGCCGAGCTGGAGCGCCATTTGAAGGAATATAAGATCGCCAAAGAGATCGCCTCAGTCCTGCGCCAGCGAGCGGAGGCGGGCCTCCAGACGTATGGGCGCTCCAGCCTGCTGGCCGGCATTGAGGCCCAACTGGCCTGGACCCCGCCAACTCTCGTCGGCCTGGAGGTTGAGGCTCTCGCCCGCAGCTTTCGCCGCTTGCTGGAGACCCGTAGCCGCGCCGAGGCAGAGGCCAACGGGGGCCTGGTGCTTCCCCAGGCGCGCGTGCGCGTGAGTGAGCGCATTGCCGTCATTACCGCTCGTCTCCGCCAGACCCCGCGCCTCTGGCTGAGCGAACTGCTAGAGCCAGGCGCTTCGCGCTTGTTGATCGTGGTGACTTTTCTCGCGATGCTCGACCTGTGGAAACATGAGCGCATCAGCGTCCGCCAGGAAACCCTTTTTGGGCCGATTTTGCTTGAACGCGGGTCGCGCTGGCAGGAGAGCGAGACAGAGCAGGAGGAATCGGCCCAGATGCTGACCGAGAGCGACTAG
- a CDS encoding nucleotide exchange factor GrpE codes for MTDEPRETTERPQPEQPFRSQDPEPAAETPQQKEQPEATADAAAAPAESAETPAAAAEEQPAPTLEERIAQLEAQLADLAAQLAQARQEARENWDKFVRERADLENFRKRREREIADRVLQQKKALLNKLLEVMDNLDRALVYQDSLDRQGLQQTLRLVAWQMNELIRSEGLTPVPTVGEQFNPYIHEAVEAVEDSEKPEGLVVEEVRKGYKLSDETLRPARVKVTVAVSKKEQREQPGEA; via the coding sequence ATGACGGACGAACCCAGGGAAACTACCGAGAGGCCACAGCCAGAGCAACCGTTCCGAAGCCAGGACCCGGAACCGGCGGCAGAGACGCCCCAACAAAAGGAACAGCCGGAAGCTACCGCCGACGCCGCCGCGGCTCCAGCTGAATCTGCCGAGACGCCGGCTGCCGCGGCTGAGGAGCAGCCCGCCCCCACGCTAGAGGAGCGCATCGCTCAACTGGAGGCCCAGCTGGCAGACCTGGCGGCCCAACTCGCCCAGGCCCGCCAGGAAGCCCGCGAGAACTGGGACAAGTTTGTCCGCGAGCGCGCTGATCTGGAAAACTTCCGCAAGCGGCGTGAGCGCGAGATTGCCGACCGCGTCCTGCAGCAGAAGAAGGCGCTACTGAATAAGCTGCTGGAGGTCATGGATAATCTGGATCGCGCGCTGGTTTATCAGGATAGCCTGGATCGCCAGGGCCTGCAGCAAACCTTGCGCCTGGTGGCCTGGCAGATGAACGAGCTGATTCGCAGTGAGGGCCTGACCCCGGTGCCAACAGTGGGCGAGCAGTTCAATCCCTATATCCATGAGGCTGTCGAGGCCGTCGAGGACAGCGAGAAGCCAGAGGGCCTCGTTGTAGAGGAGGTCCGCAAGGGCTATAAGTTGAGCGATGAGACACTGCGCCCTGCCCGCGTTAAGGTGACAGTGGCCGTTAGCAAGAAGGAACAGCGCGAACAGCCAGGGGAGGCCTGA
- a CDS encoding alpha/beta hydrolase — MLWVALYFQTRKAGDVIAQILHVDIPSPLGRLEGILKPEEAGVKPHYVSLVCHPHPLYGGTMDNKVVFKVAQILQALQIPALRFNFRGVGRSSGSYDEGRGEMDDVRYALDFLSHRYPGLPVILAGFSFGAYVGLRVGAADGRVQALIGLGVPARSFDGDTLQGCTKPKLIIHGTRDEVAPYALTARWFEQLPAPKTMMAVEGADHFFQGRLDEVQTIIASFVQTL, encoded by the coding sequence TTGCTATGGGTAGCTCTTTATTTTCAGACTAGAAAGGCGGGGGATGTTATCGCACAGATCTTACATGTTGACATACCGTCACCGCTGGGCCGCCTTGAGGGCATTCTGAAGCCCGAGGAAGCGGGTGTCAAACCGCACTACGTCTCCCTGGTCTGTCATCCGCATCCGCTCTATGGGGGGACGATGGACAACAAAGTTGTCTTCAAGGTGGCCCAGATTCTTCAGGCTTTGCAGATCCCGGCGCTGCGCTTCAACTTTCGAGGGGTAGGGAGAAGTTCGGGTAGCTATGATGAGGGGAGGGGGGAAATGGATGATGTGCGCTATGCGCTGGACTTCCTCAGCCATCGCTATCCGGGCCTCCCGGTCATTCTCGCGGGTTTCTCCTTTGGCGCCTATGTGGGCCTACGGGTAGGGGCCGCCGATGGCAGAGTGCAGGCGCTCATCGGCCTGGGTGTGCCTGCACGCAGCTTCGATGGCGACACCCTGCAGGGCTGCACCAAGCCCAAGCTGATTATCCACGGGACTCGGGACGAAGTTGCGCCTTATGCTCTGACCGCGCGCTGGTTCGAGCAGTTACCGGCTCCCAAGACGATGATGGCGGTCGAGGGAGCGGACCACTTCTTCCAGGGACGGCTGGACGAAGTGCAGACGATTATTGCCAGCTTCGTTCAGACATTGTGA
- a CDS encoding MBL fold metallo-hydrolase yields the protein MTTEGKAAVILPSPGLQLIPVCRYHRSCWSTCRMGRAALFKESSASYNYHATTGNTSAGTKEQLMAEQPRFRVRFWGVRGSYPVPGTQTLRYGGNTACVEVDVSGRTLVLDAGSGIIALGDSLLRRSNGHALHLALLITHAHGDHLQGLPFFAPLYEPTVSIDFFGPRLAGRDLEGLVIPVMSPPYFPVDIRQLPSQRAFHTLEDNMWIVWKPGCNQPLLLQESQAAREPPLPEEVRIHARFTTLHPQNGSLLYAIEHAGRRLIYATDLEWGEEYQSEMLAFLEQADLLIHDAQYTPEDYRHSRRGFGHSTYEMAATVAQLARVRELILFHHEPTYDDQKLERIEFATRQQFSRARLAREAMEIDLLVSS from the coding sequence ATGACGACTGAAGGTAAGGCGGCGGTTATCCTTCCTTCCCCAGGTCTCCAGCTGATCCCGGTCTGCCGCTACCACCGCTCTTGCTGGTCGACCTGCCGCATGGGAAGAGCAGCCCTTTTCAAGGAGAGCAGCGCAAGCTATAATTACCATGCAACGACAGGCAATACGTCAGCAGGCACAAAGGAGCAACTGATGGCTGAGCAGCCGCGTTTCCGTGTTCGCTTCTGGGGCGTGCGCGGCAGCTACCCGGTACCAGGAACACAGACGCTGCGCTACGGTGGCAATACCGCCTGCGTCGAAGTGGACGTCAGCGGGCGCACGCTGGTGCTGGACGCCGGCAGCGGCATTATCGCCCTGGGCGATTCGCTGCTGCGGCGCAGCAACGGTCATGCGCTCCATCTCGCGCTGCTGATCACCCACGCTCACGGTGACCACCTGCAAGGATTGCCTTTCTTTGCTCCTCTCTATGAACCAACGGTCAGCATCGACTTCTTTGGCCCCCGCCTTGCTGGACGTGATCTCGAAGGGCTTGTTATACCCGTCATGTCGCCACCCTACTTTCCTGTCGATATTCGTCAGCTACCATCGCAGCGAGCTTTCCACACCCTGGAAGATAATATGTGGATCGTTTGGAAACCAGGCTGCAATCAGCCGCTCCTGCTGCAAGAAAGCCAGGCTGCGCGGGAGCCGCCCTTGCCGGAGGAGGTCCGCATTCATGCCCGGTTTACGACCCTCCATCCACAAAATGGCTCGCTGCTTTACGCCATCGAACACGCTGGGCGGCGCTTGATCTACGCTACCGATCTGGAGTGGGGAGAGGAGTACCAGAGCGAGATGCTGGCCTTTCTTGAACAGGCCGATCTTCTCATCCACGATGCCCAGTATACTCCCGAAGATTATCGCCACTCGCGACGCGGCTTTGGCCATAGTACCTATGAGATGGCGGCCACAGTGGCGCAACTGGCCAGGGTACGCGAGCTGATTCTTTTCCACCACGAGCCAACCTACGATGATCAAAAGCTAGAGCGTATCGAGTTCGCTACCCGTCAGCAGTTCAGTCGGGCGCGCCTGGCCCGCGAAGCGATGGAGATCGACCTGCTGGTCAGTTCATAA
- a CDS encoding DnaJ C-terminal domain-containing protein, with translation MEYKDYYKILGVARGASADEVKKAFRKLARKYHPDVNPGDRFAEEKFKEINEAYEVLSDPEKRRKYDALGPNWQDQFAGFSGFRRSYPYGSGRSSTIDFDSNSGFSDFFEALFGRSARTPRQEFRRRAGDNIEQPVEVTLREAYTGGTRTFNIQSTEICPVCQGIGEVHGRACATCGAQGTVVRSKKIQVKIPPGVDNGSRIRVAGEGQPGIGGGPRGDLYLIISVKPDPVFERRGDDLYLDIDVDLYKALLGGEALVPLPDGRKLMLTIPPETQNGRLFRLAGKGMPRLRSEGQGNLYARVRVVLPMHLSDEERQLFEQLARTRNVEVRSAT, from the coding sequence ATGGAATATAAAGACTACTATAAGATCCTCGGCGTTGCTCGCGGGGCCAGCGCCGATGAGGTTAAAAAGGCCTTTCGCAAGCTGGCCCGCAAATATCACCCCGATGTGAACCCGGGTGACCGCTTCGCCGAGGAGAAGTTTAAGGAGATTAATGAGGCGTACGAGGTGCTCTCTGACCCGGAGAAGCGACGCAAGTATGACGCGCTCGGCCCCAATTGGCAGGATCAGTTTGCCGGTTTCTCAGGCTTCCGGCGCTCCTACCCCTATGGCAGTGGGCGCTCCTCAACAATCGATTTCGATAGTAACAGTGGCTTCTCCGATTTCTTTGAGGCGCTTTTCGGGCGCAGCGCTCGTACGCCCCGCCAGGAGTTCCGGCGGCGGGCCGGGGACAATATCGAGCAGCCGGTCGAGGTGACGCTGCGCGAAGCCTACACCGGCGGCACGCGCACTTTCAATATACAGTCGACTGAGATTTGCCCTGTCTGCCAGGGTATTGGCGAGGTGCATGGCCGGGCCTGTGCGACCTGCGGCGCCCAGGGCACGGTCGTACGTAGTAAGAAAATCCAGGTCAAGATTCCTCCTGGCGTTGACAATGGCTCGCGCATCCGCGTCGCCGGTGAAGGCCAGCCCGGCATCGGAGGCGGGCCCCGCGGCGATCTTTACTTGATCATCAGCGTTAAGCCTGATCCGGTCTTTGAACGCCGCGGCGACGATCTCTATCTGGATATCGATGTCGATCTCTACAAGGCTCTGCTGGGCGGCGAGGCACTCGTTCCCCTCCCCGACGGGCGCAAGTTGATGCTGACTATTCCACCGGAAACGCAGAACGGGCGGCTCTTCCGCCTGGCGGGTAAAGGCATGCCTCGTTTGCGGAGCGAGGGCCAGGGAAATCTCTACGCCCGGGTGCGTGTGGTGCTGCCTATGCATCTCAGTGATGAGGAGCGCCAGCTCTTTGAACAGCTGGCCCGTACACGCAACGTCGAGGTTCGTTCGGCCACCTGA